Part of the Polaribacter sp. Hel1_33_78 genome is shown below.
TCCAAAGGTTTAACAAAACGCATATCGTAATGGGCAATTTTGTTTTTATTTTCTGACAGTTCCATAGCCTCAGAAACATTTTTTGCAATTGTTCCAATAGACAAAACCGCAATACTTTTTCCTTCTTTTAAACAAACTCCTTTGCCAATTTCTATGGATGTAAAAGGTTTTTGCCAATCTATAATATTTCCAAAACCTCTTGGATACCGAATTGCAATTGGGTTTTTTAACTTTAATTGAGCAGTAAATAAAATATTACGCAATTCAATTTCATTTCTTGGTGCAAAAATAACAAGGTTCGGAATACATCTTAAATACGCTAAATCAAAAACGCCGTGATGTGTAGGGCCATCTTCACCCACCAAACCAGCTCTATCTAAACAAAAAATAACAGGTAAATTTTGCAAAGCAACATCATGAATTACCTGATCATAAGCACGTTGTAAAAATGTAGAGTAAATATTGCAAAAAGGTATTAAACCTTGAGTTGCCATTCCTGCGGCCAATGTTACTGCATGTTGCTCTGCAATACCAACATCAAAAGTTCTTTTAGGAAATATTTCCATCATCAATTTAAGAGAACTTCCCGTTAGCATTGCGGGTGTAATTCCAATAATTTTATCATTTTGCTGCGCTAACTCTACAATAGTTTTCCCAAAAACATCTTGATATTTAGTATATAAACTTTCTTCTTTTTTAATTCTTTCACCAGAAAATTTATTAAATTTTCCTGGAGCATGATACGTTACTTGGTCTTCTTCAGCTTGCTGTAAACCCTTGCCTTTTGTAGTAATTACGTGCAGAAATTTTGGACCCTTTACAGACTTTAATCGTTCTAATTCTGAGATTATTTTTGGTAAATTATGACCGTCAATGGGTCCAGAATAATCAAAATTTAAAGCTTTGATAATATTGTTTTGTACTGCGAGTCTTTTATCTGTTTTTACTTTCGTTAAATACTCTTTTAAAGCGCCTACAGAGGGGTCAATTCCTATTGCATTGTCATTTAAAATAATTAACAAATTAGCTTTAGAAACACCAGCGTGATTTAAAGCTTCAAAAGCCATTCCGCTTGCAATAGAGGCATCGCCAATAACAGCTATATGTTGCTTTTCTGTTTCTCCTTTTAAGTTGGATGCAATTGCCATTCCTAGCGCTGCAGAAATAGAAGTGGAAGAATGTCCAACCCCAAAAGCATCATATTCACTTTCCTTTATAGATGGAAAACCGGCTATTCCTCCTAATTGTCTATTGGTATGAAAAATATCTTTTCTTCCTGTTAATATTTTATGTCCATATGCCTGATGACCAACGTCCCAAACCAATAAATCGGTTGGAGTATCAAAGAGAAAGTGTAATGCAATTGTCAATTCTACAACCCCTAAACTGGCGCCTAAATGACCTTCTTTTGTGGCTACAACATCAATAATAAAATCACGTAATTCTTTTGCTAATTGCGGTAATTGTTCTGGATTTAATTTTCTTAAATCTGACGGATTTGATATGTTATCTAACAAATTTTTCATGTCTTCGCAAAAAATACAATATACATTTTTGTGTTCTTAAAACACACTGTTAAGAAATGCAAATCTATCGTAAAATAATTACTTAAATTTACATAATTAATATATTATACATGA
Proteins encoded:
- the dxs gene encoding 1-deoxy-D-xylulose-5-phosphate synthase, whose protein sequence is MKNLLDNISNPSDLRKLNPEQLPQLAKELRDFIIDVVATKEGHLGASLGVVELTIALHFLFDTPTDLLVWDVGHQAYGHKILTGRKDIFHTNRQLGGIAGFPSIKESEYDAFGVGHSSTSISAALGMAIASNLKGETEKQHIAVIGDASIASGMAFEALNHAGVSKANLLIILNDNAIGIDPSVGALKEYLTKVKTDKRLAVQNNIIKALNFDYSGPIDGHNLPKIISELERLKSVKGPKFLHVITTKGKGLQQAEEDQVTYHAPGKFNKFSGERIKKEESLYTKYQDVFGKTIVELAQQNDKIIGITPAMLTGSSLKLMMEIFPKRTFDVGIAEQHAVTLAAGMATQGLIPFCNIYSTFLQRAYDQVIHDVALQNLPVIFCLDRAGLVGEDGPTHHGVFDLAYLRCIPNLVIFAPRNEIELRNILFTAQLKLKNPIAIRYPRGFGNIIDWQKPFTSIEIGKGVCLKEGKSIAVLSIGTIAKNVSEAMELSENKNKIAHYDMRFVKPLDEKLLHQIFDRYQTIITIEDGTLKGGLGSAILEFACQHNYTNKVKTLGIPDVFIEHGSISQLQEKIGLDAKSLAKFFSKT